In the Engystomops pustulosus chromosome 2, aEngPut4.maternal, whole genome shotgun sequence genome, one interval contains:
- the RTN4RL1 gene encoding reticulon-4 receptor-like 1, translating to MRTGGIMQRTGCHLDLFLVLFGMQLPFISLCPINCICYPSPMTVSCQAHNFGGVPEGIPEISERIFLQNNQINTLLRGHFSPSLITLWLYSNNITFIDPNTFEGFDNLEELDLGDNRYLRALAGETFQGLSRLHTLNLYKCGLSSLPTGLFSGLHSLQFLYLQNNHIEFLQDDIFIDLVNLSHLFLHGNKLWSLHQNTFRGLVNLDRLLLHQNQLQFIHRNAFHDLKRLTTLFLFNNSISELQGECLAHLSALEFLRLNDNPWDCDCKARSLWEWLRKFRGTSSNVICETPDKMQGRDLKTLKSEDYAHCSGSESLHQIKTHTTYSTTHQISHKGHHSHHSSKEKGKDLHQNEPAAHPDPRPGTRKSGKNCTSHKNRNRISKPLSGKSPHNVQDYVPDYQLKFNFDTMPTATTKRKTKCTRRTSQRMPSGVQQAAENNRCDGVRVSLLLFLLVLAVIVR from the coding sequence GATGTCACCTGGATCTATTTTTGGTCCTTTTTGGAATGCAGTTGCCTTTTATATCACTATGCCCCATAAACTGTATATGTTACCCATCACCAATGACTGTCAGCTGCCAGGCTCACAACTTTGGGGGTGTACCAGAAGGAATTCCAGAAATCAGCGAGAGGATATTTCTTCAGAACAATCAGATAAACACACTCCTAAGGGGACATTTCAGCCCTTCACTTATCACTCTGTGGCTTTACAGCAACAATATCACCTTTATTGATCCAAATACCTTTGAAGGGTTTGATAACCTTGAAGAACTGGATCTTGGGGACAATCGCTATTTGAGGGCTTTGGCAGGAGAGACATTTCAAGGTCTGAGTAGACTTCACACcttaaacctgtacaaatgtggccTCAGCTCCTTGCCTACGGGGTTATTCAGTGGACTCCACAGTTTACAATTTCTTTACCTTCAAAACAACCACATTGAGTTTCTACAAGATGACATCTTTATAGATTTGGTCAATCTGAGCCATCTTTTTCTGCATGGAAACAAGCTTTGGAGCCTTCATCAAAATACATTTAGAGGTTTGGTCAACCTGGATCGTCTTCTTCTTCATCAGAACCAACTTCAGTTCATTCACAGAAATGCTTTTCATGATCTTAAGAGGCTGACCACCTTGTTTCTGTTTAATAACAGCATATCAGAACTGCAAGGGGAGTGTTTAGCACATCTTTCTGCTCTGGAGTTTTTGAGGCTTAATGATAACCCCTGGGACTGCGACTGTAAAGCCAGATCCCTGTGGGAGTGGCTACGAAAGTTTAGAGGGACTAGTTCGAATGTTATTTGTGAGACTCCTGATAAAATGCAGGGCAGAGACCTAAAAACCCTAAAATCAGAAGATTATGCGCATTGTTCTGGCTCAGAGTCTCTTCACCAAATTAAGACTCATACTACTTACAGCACCACGCATCAGATATCACATAAAgggcaccactcacaccattcctCTAAGGAAAAAGGAAAAGACTTGCACCAAAATGAGCCAGCTGCCCATCCAGACCCACGTCCAGGAACAAGGAAATCTGGTAAGAACTGCACCAGTCACAAAAACCGAAATCGGATCTCAAAACCCTTGTCTGGGAAGAGCCCACATAACGTACAGGATTATGTGCCGGATTACCAACTGAAATTCAATTTTGATACTATGCCCACTGCTACAACAAAAAGGAAGACTAAATGTACACGGAGGACGTCCCAGAGAATGCCAAGTGGAGTGCAGCAGGCAGCAGAAAACAACAGGTGTGATGGGGTCAGGGTGTCCCTGCTGCTCTTCCTCCTGGTGTTAGCCGTCATTGTACGCTGA